A segment of the Carya illinoinensis cultivar Pawnee chromosome 1, C.illinoinensisPawnee_v1, whole genome shotgun sequence genome:
aagttaaaaattatttgaatttaataattttttttaatttaaaaaagtattgttatgttttgtgttttgtttaagagtttggaaaatttgtaattattagatgaaaaaattgaaaattttaaattgaaaatattttctatttgattgacatttggaaagaaaatatctaaaattatttgataatatttgAGATATATTATGCTGCCAAACCGGATCGGATTATTCTTAGAATCTTTAGACCCATAATCAAGGTGTGGTGTGTTATCTTAAAccaatataatttctcttgattctgtttggatataaaaagtatttcgtttcatcttattttatcattataatttttttaaatttttatataaaatataataaataatttaaaatttttaaattttaaaataatattttaagaattaaaattaaatttatctcaatttaactcatgaaaaaaaaaaaaaaaactgttcaaAGTTTTCTTTGAAGTAAAGGAAAATCTACAGTCATTCACTTGCCTTTTTAACCTCCAAGTTCCGACAAAAGCAGTGATCATGAGACTTCGACTTGACAAGCCAACCGTCCAAGTTGAAAACAAGCTGGAAGTTCGAAACTGGAGTGATTCTAGAAACTCGAAAGTTGAAAAACCTCCCAAACCCTCCAAAAATTCCCAAGACAAATAATctgagaaaaacaaagagctcggtttcctttttttttttcttttatttttactttttattttattttgggttgGAGTCTTGGAGATTCGGTTTCTGCATTTGAGTTCCGATTTCAGATCCCTGGGTTCTTTACTATTGCACGCGCGCTGGAGGATCCATGTCAGGTATGCATGCATGATTCTGTACTGTGGAAAGGGTTTTTAAACTTCGTAGTATACACTTATTTCTGACCACACTTTCACGGATTGCTTTGCTTTGTCTAATATTTACTAAACATGGACTTGGATTAGTTGAATACTTGATTTTTTTATCCGGGCGGTTCAATGTTTGACGAACTTAAGTTTTGACCGTGCAATGTTGCCGCTAATGTTCCTACTTACCTAATATGGAAGTTTGTCGAATTTTGGTAGATGGAAGCTAAGCTGTTTTCCTAGTTTAAGTTTCTTTATTAGCTCTTAGATTTTTAAGACTATATGAGCACCTATTGTTTGGTTATTGAGAACACGAGAGGaaagaaaactgaaaattaaatttcatttactCCATTTCCTTTTATGTTTTCAATCAAATACTGAAATTTGACTCAAATAACTCAAGTAGCTTCCCCAATCTTAGATGAGGAAACCTTGAGTTttgatataaattttaatcaaatttaggATGTCTTTTTGGCTTTCGACACTGCCCCATCATTTAAACAGAGCTTCGTTAGTTTTCTCAGCCATTTTACCGCCTGAGACAAGTCCTTGGGGCTTTTGGTTTTGTAATTTCCTGACAGTTTGTTTTAACAATTCGAAACTGTTTCATAGCTCCATTATGATCCAGAATGTATCGTAATGATAGAAGATGGCAATCCAAGAAGTGGAATACATACTATTTGCATTTATTGCTCACAACATGGATAAAAGAAGAGTTAAAATGGTTGTTGCAGCTAGTTATCTAGTTTAGCTGTAAGTTGGAAATGAAGAAGTGGTTTGGAGGCATGTTTGTCCTGGCTCTTGTTATGATCTTGGTTCTCCGTTACAGCCTTATGGGAATCCAGCCAAAGAAGCAGTCGGcttatagtttttttaaaaaccatCCGCCCAATGAGTCTCAGAAAAGGGACAGTGGCTCCATTAGGTCTTCAGAAATGCAAGCGAAGAAAGTTGCAAAGCCATCAATAAAGACCCCACTTGTAAATATTGAAGGACTCAGTGATCTCTATGCTTCCAAGAATCTTTCTGAAAAAGAGTTAAAGGCCTTACTTGTATGGGCTCACTTGCGTACACTACTGTCCAGATCTGACGCTCTGCCTGGAACAGCGGAAGGTGTTAAAGAGGCTTCCATAGCTTGGAATGATTTGTCCTCAACAATTGAGAAGGAAAAATCCTCCAAGTATAGCAACACTAACAGCTCCAAAGATAGAAATTGTCCTTACTCTGTGAGTACACTTGATCAGACAGCGCTGAATGGTGTAGTCATTCTCGAGATCCCATGCGGTTTAGTTGAGGATTCTTCCATTACTTTAGTTGGCATTCCTAATGGGCAGCATGGAAGCTTTCAAATTGAACTTGTAGGCTCACAAATTTCTGGGGAGCCCACGCTTCCTATCATCTTACATTTCAATGTCAGTCTGCCTGGAGATAATATGACAGAAGAGCCTTTTATCATTCAGAATACATGGACTAGTGAAGCTGGGTGGGGAAAAGAGGAAAAGTGTCCTGCTCATAGGTCTGCTAACATTGTCAAAGGTGTGTTCCATAACACATTTTTGTCAAACAGATTTGCATCATATGAGAGTGTAGTTAAAATAATGTGACTAGTCCAAATCAATTCTCTGGCAGCTTGCAGGTGCTTTGGACtgtatttagttttattggTGATAGAACCATACTGTCATCATTTAATTTGGCACAGAACAAACACATAAGTCACATATACAAACTTACTCAACTCATGtattttcaataattgtataatgtTTAAGCCATATATTTTCAAGACCAGGAGCTTGTtatttagcatttttttatctttcacaTATTCGAAGTGGTTCTTGTGGTTAGTATCTAAAATATCTTAGCATATTTTACAGTTGATGGACTCGTTCTTTGCAATGAACAAATTGTCAGGAGCAATGTGGAAGAGAATGCAAATGTGAGTCATCCTAGTAGTGACATGTTGAGCAGTGTTTCCCGGGGAAGCGCCCATGGAAGTGCTAGTTTCCCATTTGTTGAAGGGAATCCTTTTACTGCCACATTGTGGGTTGGTATAGAGGGGTTTCACATGACTGTGAGTGGAAGGCATGAAACGTCCTTTGCATATAGGGAGGTAAGGTGCTAGGTTATGTCtatgatatataataaaatgtgaAGCTGGGTAATATTGTGgaattatgcattttttatggGAGTGATCAATCCTACCCTAGATGCAATTTCTACCAATGCAGAAACTTGAGCCATGGTCAGTTAGCAGAGTCAAAGTAACAGGTGGCTTGGATCTCTTATCTGCCTTTGCTAAAGGCTTGCCTGTTTCTGAAGATAATGATTTAGTTCTTGATGTGGAGCATCTCAAGGCTCCATCAGTTTCCAGAAAAAGATGTGTAATGTTGGTTGGTGTGTTCTCAACTGGAAATAATTTTGAGCGTCGAATGGCACTGAGGCGGTCTTGGATGCAATATGAGGCTGTACGTTCAGGGGATGTGGCTGTTCGATTTTTTGTTGGCCTTGTAAGTGATAGAACACATTCTGGATGGTGTTACTTTGTTCATATCAAGATGGCATTAATGCTATTACTTTGCTTTGGCGGTtcacaaaaattaatcttaGGCTGTAAATTTGTTTTCCTATGTCTTACTTGTCTGTTGAATGAGGAGGGTAATTATCATAAgttattgtttattattgttGAGACGGTTTTAGTAATTCTCACAGGTGGTGGcattattgtgtttatggtaCCTTACTTGGGAATTTAGACTAAAATGTATCCCATAGGACCAAGCTCCTCCAGTCAGTCGGCTTGGCAAGATTCCATTGAAAAttgtatatatgatatattattcttCTTTTAACATGTTTAATATCTGATTCTAGCCTATTTCAGTACCCCTTGCCATTAGGGTTGTGCTATCTATTGAAATGGTCAGCTGATGAGAAAGACAGTGTGCTAACTTTGATTCCTTTTCTTCTGGGGGGTACCTGCAGCACAAGAACAGCCAAGTCAATTTTGAGCTATGGAGAGAAGCTCAAGCATATGGGGATGTCCAGCTGATGCCCTTTGTTGACTATTACAGCTTGATCGCTTTGAAAACAATAGCAATTTGCATCCTGGGGGTGAGTTAATCTGATTTGAATATTAAACAGAGATAATCATGTTATTGCAGCCATTTATTGCTACAAGCAAAATTATTCTCCTAAAAATTTCCCTAATCTCTGTGCTCGTTCATATTTAGGTTACCTTAGAGAATTTTGTTTTCCTTAATTGCAGAAGTTTACGTTGTTGCATAGGATGCTTTATTACTttgaataaaaatgaataaagcaGCCTTATCTTTGGAAGATTACTGAATACCATACAAAGAAAACATGCAGCATATGACTTCACTGCCTAATCTATGAACCAAAAAGTCTTGAAAATAACAGT
Coding sequences within it:
- the LOC122317415 gene encoding hydroxyproline O-galactosyltransferase GALT3 isoform X3; the encoded protein is MKKWFGGMFVLALVMILVLRYSLMGIQPKKQSAYSFFKNHPPNESQKRDSGSIRSSEMQAKKVAKPSIKTPLVNIEGLSDLYASKNLSEKELKALLVWAHLRTLLSRSDALPGTAEGVKEASIAWNDLSSTIEKEKSSKYSNTNSSKDRNCPYSVSTLDQTALNGVVILEIPCGLVEDSSITLVGIPNGQHGSFQIELVGSQISGEPTLPIILHFNVSLPGDNMTEEPFIIQNTWTSEAGWGKEEKCPAHRSANIVKVDGLVLCNEQIVRSNVEENANVSHPSSDMLSSVSRGSAHGSASFPFVEGNPFTATLWVGIEGFHMTVSGRHETSFAYREKLEPWSVSRVKVTGGLDLLSAFAKGLPVSEDNDLVLDVEHLKAPSVSRKRCVMLVGVFSTGNNFERRMALRRSWMQYEAVRSGDVAVRFFVGLHKNSQVNFELWREAQAYGDVQLMPFVDYYSLIALKTIAICILGTKVLPAKYIMKTDDDAFVRIDEVLSSLKGKAANGLLYGLISFESAPHRDKDSKWNGPMLHIHHGPMGQDILSLETSQNSLSVGTRKEALSFLN
- the LOC122317415 gene encoding hydroxyproline O-galactosyltransferase GALT3 isoform X2, with the translated sequence MGIQPKKQSAYSFFKNHPPNESQKRDSGSIRSSEMQAKKVAKPSIKTPLVNIEGLSDLYASKNLSEKELKALLVWAHLRTLLSRSDALPGTAEGVKEASIAWNDLSSTIEKEKSSKYSNTNSSKDRNCPYSVSTLDQTALNGVVILEIPCGLVEDSSITLVGIPNGQHGSFQIELVGSQISGEPTLPIILHFNVSLPGDNMTEEPFIIQNTWTSEAGWGKEEKCPAHRSANIVKVDGLVLCNEQIVRSNVEENANVSHPSSDMLSSVSRGSAHGSASFPFVEGNPFTATLWVGIEGFHMTVSGRHETSFAYREKLEPWSVSRVKVTGGLDLLSAFAKGLPVSEDNDLVLDVEHLKAPSVSRKRCVMLVGVFSTGNNFERRMALRRSWMQYEAVRSGDVAVRFFVGLHKNSQVNFELWREAQAYGDVQLMPFVDYYSLIALKTIAICILGTKVLPAKYIMKTDDDAFVRIDEVLSSLKGKAANGLLYGLISFESAPHRDKDSKWYISTEEWPHASYPPWAHGPGYIISRDIAKFIVRGHQERGLKLFKLEDVAMGIWIEQYKKSGQEVHYINDDRFFNAGCEQDYVLAHYQGARKVLCLWEMLQKEHKAICCE
- the LOC122317415 gene encoding hydroxyproline O-galactosyltransferase GALT3 isoform X4 translates to MKKWFGGMFVLALVMILVLRYSLMGIQPKKQSAYSFFKNHPPNESQKRDSGSIRSSEMQAKKVAKPSIKTPLVNIEGLSDLYASKNLSEKELKALLVWAHLRTLLSRSDALPGTAEGVKEASIAWNDLSSTIEKEKSSKYSNTNSSKDRNCPYSVSTLDQTALNGVVILEIPCGLVEDSSITLVGIPNGQHGSFQIELVGSQISGEPTLPIILHFNVSLPGDNMTEEPFIIQNTWTSEAGWGKEEKCPAHRSANIVKVDGLVLCNEQIVRSNVEENANVSHPSSDMLSSVSRGSAHGSASFPFVEGNPFTATLWVGIEGFHMTVSGRHETSFAYREKLEPWSVSRVKVTGGLDLLSAFAKGLPVSEDNDLVLDVEHLKAPSVSRKRCVMLVGVFSTGNNFERRMALRRSWMQYEAVRSGDVAVRFFVGLHKNSQVNFELWREAQAYGDVQLMPFVDYYSLIALKTIAICILGTKVLPAKYIMKTDDDAFVRIDEVLSSLKGKAANGLLYGLISFESAPHRDKDSKWNGPMLHIHHGPMGQDILSLETSQNSLSVGTRKEALRF
- the LOC122317415 gene encoding hydroxyproline O-galactosyltransferase GALT3 isoform X1; its protein translation is MKKWFGGMFVLALVMILVLRYSLMGIQPKKQSAYSFFKNHPPNESQKRDSGSIRSSEMQAKKVAKPSIKTPLVNIEGLSDLYASKNLSEKELKALLVWAHLRTLLSRSDALPGTAEGVKEASIAWNDLSSTIEKEKSSKYSNTNSSKDRNCPYSVSTLDQTALNGVVILEIPCGLVEDSSITLVGIPNGQHGSFQIELVGSQISGEPTLPIILHFNVSLPGDNMTEEPFIIQNTWTSEAGWGKEEKCPAHRSANIVKVDGLVLCNEQIVRSNVEENANVSHPSSDMLSSVSRGSAHGSASFPFVEGNPFTATLWVGIEGFHMTVSGRHETSFAYREKLEPWSVSRVKVTGGLDLLSAFAKGLPVSEDNDLVLDVEHLKAPSVSRKRCVMLVGVFSTGNNFERRMALRRSWMQYEAVRSGDVAVRFFVGLHKNSQVNFELWREAQAYGDVQLMPFVDYYSLIALKTIAICILGTKVLPAKYIMKTDDDAFVRIDEVLSSLKGKAANGLLYGLISFESAPHRDKDSKWYISTEEWPHASYPPWAHGPGYIISRDIAKFIVRGHQERGLKLFKLEDVAMGIWIEQYKKSGQEVHYINDDRFFNAGCEQDYVLAHYQGARKVLCLWEMLQKEHKAICCE